Proteins found in one Lycium ferocissimum isolate CSIRO_LF1 chromosome 6, AGI_CSIRO_Lferr_CH_V1, whole genome shotgun sequence genomic segment:
- the LOC132059248 gene encoding uncharacterized protein LOC132059248 isoform X1 translates to MDPTLYRAAVEGNVQLMKTDVEVGCQVTPQGNTILHLAALYGHFDLAREVLTVSPALLCRQNKKNETALHVAAKEGHTEVVRLLLSGAVGEAKETLMRMTDDNGDTTLHKAVRKQHVDAVRVLVKEDPECEFPANKAGETPLYLAAESGFYDALVEILESCKTPTYAGPCHRTALHAAIIHRREECVKLLWKWNRSLCEEADKWGWNSLHYAVKLGLKEIVADMLSWKTSLGYCPAGSEDDWTTLFTLQPMN, encoded by the exons ATGGATCCAACCTTGTACAGAGCAGCTGTGGAAGGCAATGTCCAGCTGATGAAAACAGATGTTGAAGTTGGCTGCCAAGTTACTCCACAAGGCAACACCATTCTGCATCTTGCAGCACTCTATGgtcactttgatttggcccgaGAAGTTCTTACTGTTTCCCCAGCATTACTATGTCGTcagaacaagaaaaatgaaacCGCACTTCACGTGGCAGCAAAGGAAGGGCACACAGAAGTAGTTCGCTTGTTACTATCTGGTGCCGTAGGCGAGGCAAAGGAAACCCTTATGAGGATGACAGATGACAATGGTGATACAACTTTGCACAAGGCCGTGAGGAAGCAACATGTAGATGCGGTCAGGGTCTTGGTGAAAGAAGATCCTGAGTGCGAATTTCCAGCAAACAAAGCTGGGGAGACACCACTTTATCTTGCTGCGGAGTCTGGTTTTTATGATGCTTTGGTTGAAATCTTGGAATCCTGCAAGACACCAACTTATGCTGGTCCATGTCATCGAACAGCTTTGCATGCAGCAATAATTCATAGACGAGAAG AATGCGTTAAATTACTATGGAAATGGAATAGATCATTATGTGAGGAAGCTGACAAATGGGGTTGGAATTCACTTCACTATGCTGTTAAACTAGGACTGAAAGAAATAGTTGCTGATATGCTAAGTTGGAAGACATCCTTAGGCTACTGTCCAGCGGGCAGCGAGGATGACTGGACAACCTTATTCACATTGCAGCCCATGAATTAG
- the LOC132059248 gene encoding ankyrin repeat-containing protein At5g02620-like isoform X2 codes for MKTDVEVGCQVTPQGNTILHLAALYGHFDLAREVLTVSPALLCRQNKKNETALHVAAKEGHTEVVRLLLSGAVGEAKETLMRMTDDNGDTTLHKAVRKQHVDAVRVLVKEDPECEFPANKAGETPLYLAAESGFYDALVEILESCKTPTYAGPCHRTALHAAIIHRREECVKLLWKWNRSLCEEADKWGWNSLHYAVKLGLKEIVADMLSWKTSLGYCPAGSEDDWTTLFTLQPMN; via the exons ATGAAAACAGATGTTGAAGTTGGCTGCCAAGTTACTCCACAAGGCAACACCATTCTGCATCTTGCAGCACTCTATGgtcactttgatttggcccgaGAAGTTCTTACTGTTTCCCCAGCATTACTATGTCGTcagaacaagaaaaatgaaacCGCACTTCACGTGGCAGCAAAGGAAGGGCACACAGAAGTAGTTCGCTTGTTACTATCTGGTGCCGTAGGCGAGGCAAAGGAAACCCTTATGAGGATGACAGATGACAATGGTGATACAACTTTGCACAAGGCCGTGAGGAAGCAACATGTAGATGCGGTCAGGGTCTTGGTGAAAGAAGATCCTGAGTGCGAATTTCCAGCAAACAAAGCTGGGGAGACACCACTTTATCTTGCTGCGGAGTCTGGTTTTTATGATGCTTTGGTTGAAATCTTGGAATCCTGCAAGACACCAACTTATGCTGGTCCATGTCATCGAACAGCTTTGCATGCAGCAATAATTCATAGACGAGAAG AATGCGTTAAATTACTATGGAAATGGAATAGATCATTATGTGAGGAAGCTGACAAATGGGGTTGGAATTCACTTCACTATGCTGTTAAACTAGGACTGAAAGAAATAGTTGCTGATATGCTAAGTTGGAAGACATCCTTAGGCTACTGTCCAGCGGGCAGCGAGGATGACTGGACAACCTTATTCACATTGCAGCCCATGAATTAG
- the LOC132059249 gene encoding uncharacterized protein LOC132059249 — MPKTENETETRWENYKERIDNYMKVAQIHLVVATLVAAATFTAGLTLPGGFDNNPGPNQGMALLIRKTAFKAFIVTNAISFVCSSGAVFSYIAMSAIDAFSKNLAAITLLYGLATFWLFFCFGSSYACICNWYICYFSTFRYCSCHCSLCPQLHLLFYDVCVHVSHEIRPLG; from the coding sequence ATGCCAAAGACAGAAAATGAAACGGAGACGAGGTGGGAGAATTATAAAGAAAGGATCGATAACTATATGAAGGTAGCTCAAATTCATCTAGTTGTGGCCACACTAGTAGCTGCAGCCACCTTCACAGCTGGTTTGACATTGCCAGGAGGCTTCGATAACAATCCAGGCCCTAATCAAGGGATGGCACTTCTAATAAGAAAAACGGCTTTCAAAGCATTCATTGTTACAAATGCCATTTCCTTTGTATGTTCTTCTGGTGCTGTATTCAGCTACATCGCCATGTCAGCAATCGATGCATTTTCCAAGAATCTCGCTGCTATCACGTTGTTATACGGGCTCGCAACTTTTTGGCTGTTTTTTTGCTTTGGCAGCAGTTATGCTTGCATTTGTAACTGGTACATATGCTACTTTAGCACATTTCGCTACTGCTCTTGCCATTGCAGTCTCTGCCCTCAGCTGCATCTACTTTTTTATGATGTTTGTGTACATGTCAGCCATGAAATACGGCCTCTAGGTTGA